In Silene latifolia isolate original U9 population chromosome 6, ASM4854445v1, whole genome shotgun sequence, the genomic window actgTAAATATTTTTCCACGTATTTCTAAGCTAACTCAAATTTCAGGGTGTTACAGACGCTCATCCATATAGTTTTAAAAGACATGAATActacaaactaatttacataaggATCCATCAAAATACTGTGTACTAATCATTGCCCTATGTAAATTCTAATTTTGATTTATTAGGCATATATATGATGTACGAAATATTATTCCCCTCGAAATTAAACTTTATTGAATTCTTGATCTTGAAAATGAATTCACATCCAATGATGAAGACTCTGAGCTCTTGGGGATGTACTACATCTCCTTATTAGCTATATGACTTTCAAATAATGTATGGACCCCTGAAATTACTCCGTAGCTATCACCACAAGCTTCAGCACAAACCTAGACATATGAAAATAAAACACATAAAAAGACATTAGATTTAAGCTTTTTAGGGTGCTAATACGAATAGTACTCGTAATCACCATAAAACTTACCTTGTTGGACTCCTCTCGGTAGCTTGTTTGCATTAATTCAATACGCAGTATCACCACTTTTTTAACGCACTCGGTTAAAACAACTTTTGCACCATGACAATAACATTTGTTGTCCACTTTCCTCAAACATTTATGTATTTGACGTATTATGTGTCTATTGTAATGTCCTTGATGTTGGTAAGTAGGTTGCTCTGGACACTTGAGGCGAATGTTTTGAAGTAAGTAGACGCGGCTGTGAAAGTACAATTTCGACGTAGGTATTTTACAATTTTCACGTACAATTCATATTCACATTCTCTTTTCGATGAAATGTCGTGGAGACCCGAGATTTTGGGAGAGAATATTTTGAAATTTAAATAAAGCTTGAGAATTGTACACGGAAATAATAGGACTTAGGAGACAATTGTTTATGAAAAGGATTTTAGAAGATTTTATATAATAGAAATAACAGAATAATCATAGCAatcaatgtatatatatataaaagagacttTTTTCAGGCATTCtgagagagtccaactttttaaaACTACCAAATACAAAATTTAATCCAAAAATAAAAATatcccaaaaataaaaaaaaatctacttaaAGCTCACGTTTTTACAGCTTTTTAAATCTACCAAATACAAACTTTATCCCCAATAATAAAAAAATCGGTATAATTAAAACATAATCAAAAGATACATATTTTACACAGTCCTAACGCAAGTCAAAAACTAATTATAAAATCTTATCACATAACTATCTTTTCTAATCTTGAGAGATCAATAGATAGATTTCACACAGAGAATATATAAAGAACTTGATGTCAACCGCAAACTTGTGAAAAAACTattttgaaacaacatggcaccATGGTATGTTCCTTACATCCGAAAAAACAATATGATGACATTAAGCGCAGGAAGAGGAGATTGTTTGCAGACCATCAGCTAGAGCTTACCGTTGAAGCCAGGCGATATACATACTACTTGAGATAGACAAGATTCTAATGAGATACGGGAAGAGACTATTAGAGATAAATGGTATTCCCCAGCCAGTGGAGACCAATGTGCACGACATGAATAACACGCCTATTACCAtatgtgtttttcgtttatgccAAATTGCCAATGGAGGAGCAAGCATGACATTCTTATACGGGACTATCTCAGCAAGCTCCGGGCAGAAGAAAAAATCGTACTAAATATAGCTTCGTCAGGTGTAATAGCTAACTTGGACAAATATTATACCAGTTTGACAGCACTTCACATATTAACAATTACAGATGTCGCGACATTATTACTACCAGGAGGGAGGTGGGATGTTATAAGCAAAGGCGGAGGAGCAAGAGGATAAAGAAACGCGGATAACACTTGATATTAAACAAATAGTCGATGAAATATACCCGAATTTCATAAACGAAAGTCAAGATGATAACTATTTGCAGGATAATGAAGGCAATACTCGCTCCTTTGAACGAAACTGCAGACACCGTTTATGACTACATGACCAATCTAATACCTGGAGAATATAACATACTCCGTATATAAAAGTTGCGGTGAAGAATGTGCAGCTTCCATAGATAGTGATGATCAGTTCTCGGGTAATATAGTATACAAAGAGGTTTTCTAGAATTTGCGGATTATGGTTAATGCGTAGATTAATCGTTGTGTTCCCTAGCAATATATTTCTTACTCATTAAATCAGTTTTACGATTGATATTTGAAGTTCACCCAAACACGGTAGACATACAAAATAAAAAAGATAGAAAAGCGAGATGAACCTAATTAAAACGATGACCATATAATCCAACTCAAACAATGAGCAAAATATTTAAAACCGAGATCTTATGATACTATTATATCCCAAGTTTATAATGATCTTAATTCGGTAACAACTCAACAGAAACATGAATTTATACACATGCATGTCAATTAAAGCTCATGATTATGTTACCGGCCTTAAGATGTTGGTCGTAGATTGCTGGTTCATGAGGGCGATTTTATGCGGTCAATAATTGTCGTATCTTCAACAATATACTTCAAAACTATCTTGATCgggttttttattttcatttctgcTCTTATGCTTAATTTTTCTGTTGTTATAAtcctttgtttttaattttcaatTGAAGTTTGCACTTTAAGCGTTCAATTGTGCGGGATTTAGCCTTGGAATGAACCCATTAACCATGGTACAAGTTCGTGAAAAATTCGCCAATCTTCGACACGAGACTTATTTTTTACACAATTAACAAGAGGTGTTTCTGTGAATAACTAAAACCCACAAATTTCTAACTTCTCACATTAAGATAATATGAAAATTATTGCAAAATTATTGAGATCCTACGGTTTTGTGTATGCTTGGGAATATGACTTCTCACATTAACGAAAATAAACTTTCGATTAAAATTTAAATCATGATAAAAATGTCACATGGAAGTATTTCATGCTAAAAAGTATTGTATTTGAGATAACTATCAATCATAATACGGACTACATGCTTGATTTCACCAAATATTATTACTTATCAATAGGTAAGGCATAATGACCATAATATCTAATGGTAATATGACTCTTTAGATTAAGTTCTActatattttataattttatagaatttgattcttaatctctTTTACCGGTCTTGATATTTTATTCTcattaatttttatcttttaCTCCATATATGTTTTAAAATTAAGTTCGCTCTAAAAAATGTTCCTTTGTCTCCTAAATAACAATGAGTTACTCTACCTTTGCTGTAAATTGGTTTTCGGgatgatttttatttttattttttttatttttgctttAGAAGCGGCTTTCTCTCTTCCTTGTGGGTATGACTCCGACCACGCGTGAATTAACATGGTATCATATGTAGTGGTTAAAAAGCCTCAAGTGACTAAGCATAATACTCTTAGAATGCTATTTCTCACATAAATCACAAAAGAGATTAAAAActtaattaaattcaatatagtTTGTGCTGAAAATATTAATGTGAGAATAAGGGGCTCCCATGATTCGAACATTGGACGTAACAGTCATCGAGTTCCAATGGCGGATGAATATTATCCTTACAAAAAATTTAAGTTGTCATGAGTTACTTTACGATAATAAACTTATATTTTTCACGTGGTAGAATAAACATTTTTCATAAGCTCGCTTAAAAGGAAATGACAATTTAgtaacccgtgcaacgcacgggcacaaaatctagttgtTTAAAAAAGGAGGATTTAAATTTAAAAATTAATAATTTGGGCAAGAGTTCAGGAGAATAATTTTGAATAATTTGATTTTACCTTATAAGATtcaaatcaatactatatattaaatccagaaaccaagggacttcaatgtaattaaagaaagttatacaaattaattatactatatagttttaaatcatcaatactatatattaaatccagaaaccaagggacttcaatgtaattaaagaaagttatacaaattaattatactatatagttttaaatcactagcaccgtgtgatggacccgattaagggttctcaatgcaaatattatatagtttgagttaaaattaaattatatagaagcttggtaatatTCCTAAAcagggtcaattttcttaaaataaaataattaattaagatggtcaatttcaaggagactaaaagaaagaaaatgCTTGATaaatttcctaaatatttatagaatactagagaaaggtcaatttccttaaaataaaataattaattagtataatcatgcacacttatggtattaattaatatcatcataaaattatatattaaatttaaaatctatgcaataactttatttatagtttattagatgtatatagATATgctaattatttaacatacaacaatataataagtaggttataaataattcaagttagattccataatatataatattgcataattctttcgatttgatttaatgcatatatctaatatatttatataaatatataatcctcttaaaattgcatgcctaaatagtaaaagtaaGTTCTTccgtaaagaaaagaattgtagtaacattggatatagttatatgatagtaatcactcatttgaatagtaaacgtaacaatattatcagcgagattagtgaaagtggtagaaacaacgggaatagtcaaataatcaatattaatgcggcaatagtgaaagtaacaataattacgacgggagtagtgaaattatcaatattaatgcggtagtagtaacaataacaataattacggcgggagtagtgaaagtaacaatgattacagacaagtagtgaaatgttattactattgtttcattaataagagtaaaatattattaatataaatttatttcattgtaattttaggatatgttattgaaaaatatattattataaatttatgggttatgcaacttgaagtaattttatttaattaaaaaaaaaaaatgttaagcagaggtagcccgggcgaagccgggcaccaatactagtatttaATATGTAAAGAAATATTTATTCAATGATTTCTTGCCTCCTTTATGCCATTAGATGATCTCTGTAGAATATTTTGGACCTAATTTGTGTAGAATATATGATTTGATTATATTTCGGACCTAATTTGATGAAAGATATCTTGATATTAATTGTAAATGTTTTAGTTTATACATAAGTAGGTTTTATTCTCCAatttattgacggtcaaagttcgGAAACTTTGAAATCCAGAAGacaaatggggtgaaaataggaaAATGGAGATAATATTTCCTATTAAAAACTTCAATCATATTCCATAATCACAATAATATTATTTAACAAACTATTCTAAAAATATTCCAAAATATTCTAAAAAATCAACGTGATTTAAGATCTAAACTATATAAGTTCATATtgcgtaaataaaataaaaacatacctatcaaaaaaaaaaaattcaattactTCAAGATGTTGAGCATTGGTGCACGACCAAATTTGGGTGGTGTGAGTTTGGCTGGTAGCATTGGTACACGACCAAATTTGGCAGGTGTGGGTTTGGCttgtgtgagtggtaagggctctcattTCTTGCGCTTAAACAAATGGTCAGAGGTTCGATTTCCGACTCTTGTTAATGAAAAAGTCAAACTTGAAAGAGGTCAGCCCATTAAATTATCTTCAGTACCCCTAGTAGATTTGTCCCAATTTTCGGTAGACGATATTCCTGATCAATACTTAAGAAACATGACTAGTATACGTAAAACCGAAATTATCAAGCAAGCCGTAACAACAAACTTTTCTTTACAAGTTGCTACACATGTAATTCAACAAAATTTGTCAAATAACAAGAGCGTGGTTTGCTCGCCGGCGTCAATCGACGCAATTCTTAGCATCCTAGCCCTAGGAGTGGAGAATTCGACGCTAGACCAGTTACTTACGCTGCTTGGATATAGCGACGTAAGCGAATTAAACACCGCGGCAAGTAAATTACGTGCCATTCTCGAGGTAACCCATGATGGCGCCTGTGAAGATGCATCAAAAATATCGTTTGTTAATGGGTTGTGGTTGAATCAACGGTTCTCGTTGAAGGCGGACTTTCAGAACGTCTTGAAGGATGTTCATAAGGCGGATGTTAGGGCTGTTGATTTCGTTAACCAGGTACGACAATAttcatttatttaattttttattctGTGACAAGTTATTTACAATGCACCTAGGGTTTTAATATGGGTATACGGGGTAAAGCATGAGAAagtaaaaagtttttttttttttttttttcttaaacagAAAGTAAAAAgatttttaatttttcttttcttATTCAATCTTGTTTTATAAGGCTTCGATTGGAGTAGGACAACTAGAATAGTAAAACTACTAGATCTGGCATAACTAAAACGATCAAATTGTGAGAATTCGATTCTTACCCGAGATTTGAATTGACTTGACCCTATTCAATACAATCCGAATGTTTATAAACGTAGGCTTACCGTTATCCCCAAATAACTTGGCAACAGACCACCCGAAAAATGGACCCTAACACGAAATGATTCGACAAATTGACTTGACTTTAATCTGACCCAAATGACCTGTTTGCCAGGTCTCTTTCATGAATATTAACATTGTTGTATTCTCAAAAATAGTCAAAATAACTCGAGAAGTCTAGTAACTTACAACTCGATCTAAGTGCTCTAATAAATTGTTTGATACCAACCTTATATCGCTCTAATTACTTTATTTTTGACCCTAACAAGTTTAATTTTCTAATTTTAAAAGGTTGATCAAGTAGTTGATGAGGTAAACTCATGGGCTGAACAAGAAACAAAAGGGTTGATCAAACAGCTTCTTTCCAAAAACAATATTAATTCTGACACACTTCTAATTTTGGGTAATGCATTATATTTCAAAGGAAATTGGCAAAAATATTTCAAGTCGGAAAATACAAAAGATGACGACTTTAATCTTCTCAATGGCGACAAAATTCGAGTTCCCATGATGAACCAATGGCACAAGTACTTTGAGTATCAAACGTCTGATAGTTGTCAGGTTCTAAAGATGCCATACAAAATAGGGAAATACTCGGATGTGGCGAAAGAATTCTCAATGTATGTCTTTCTCCCGCATGAGAAGAACGGGTTACCAAATCTCGTGAATGAGATCAAACTTGACGCAAATTTGTTCAACAAGTTCGAGTTTTCTCCAATCACTCATCTTTCAATCCCGAAATTCAAATTTGAATGCGACCTTTCCCTTAAAGAACCTATGAAAGAATTGGGTTTGTTATTGCCATTTGAAGAAACCTGTAAGGATTTTTCAGGAATGATTGACATCACTAACCCGATCTATGTAAGTGATATATCTCAGAAGTGTTTTGTTGAAACTAATGAACGTGGGACGGAGGTTGCAGCTGTTACTCAGATGCATTTTATCGAAGGTTCAATTCATTACCCGCGGCGGCCTCCAATAAACTTTGTGGCCGATCACCCGTTTATGTTTGTGATCAGGGAAGATGTTTCGGGTGCTGTTCTTTTTATTGGGACGGTGCTTGATCCCCGATAGAATAAAATAAGTCTTAATTTCCTATTATTTTTACTAAGCTACAGAGTATTTTGGTTCTTAAACAATGGACATCTTTAGCTTTTGCATCTTACTATTGTGCTTTGCATGTTTTAATTTTCATGAACCGGTTTAGTGCAGATTCGAGTCAATAAGAGCGCATAGAGGCGGCAAAATTATCCCTCTATAAGTTTTAGCGCAACTGTGTCGTTGGTGCTTGAACATTAAACCTCGAGTTATGATAACGTCGACAAAGCGAATAATGAAACATAGAAGGAAATAGACAAAATGTTCCAACATAAATATCCACATATTTACACCACATTCTTTGTACATACACAAACGGAACCAAAGACCGCCTAATTAAACTTACATTCTGTAACGCGACAACAAAGCAAGACTCGCAATGCAGCTTGTTCAAGAACGTTCAGAATCAGGTGATGACAGGCACAGCCTAAAAAGTGGGCAGCAACCAACCGACTGTCCAACCCAAAATCAATCCCGCACCAACGAGAGTGAAACCCACAGCAAAAACAACAGCAAATTTACCTATATCATTTTCTTGCGAACCTCTCTTGCGCCTCTTTCCTCTAGAGGACTTCTGCCAGTTTTTACGTGATTTTTGAGGTTTCTTGGGAAGTAGTGGGATATGATCAGGGAACACGGTTGAAGGGGACGAGGAGTTGTTACCGGTTTGAGCAAGGATGTTTTCCAATTGTAGTAATTTGTACCACTGCTTATAAGCAAAAAGCTGAGAAGCTTGTTTAAAAAAGAGCTTCAGAATATGTTCTTTCTCGGTGTAGGCTTGCTGTGCAGCCCTCTCTGCTTCCCTGGCTCGAGTTTGAGAATGGCATAGTGCTTCCAGTAGCTTGGCCTTACTTGGATCTTTCTCAGGAAAAATTCCTTTGTCTGGCGTATCATGGTTGCATGATCTAGACAATTTACAATTTTATTCATTAACTTCACATCCAGAAACAAAGATGACCAATTTTATTCATCAACTCTAAACAAATCGGATCAGTGAACTTCTAAATCAGTAACTCGAATGTTATTGTTTAGGGATCCACAAAGGCCGTTTCAAGGATGACCAATTTCAAAGCCCAAGTCATGAATATTGAGTAAATGACGAACTTCCATAACATCTCATAAACACACCATAACGAGTATTTTGAAATCATGCGTAACCTGATAATCTGATATGACGTAATAATCCTACaacagaacaaaaaaaaaaaaaaaaaaaaaaaaaaaaaaaaaaaactaatcgcAACAAAAGCATGTTCCTGTTAACTGAAGCACTCACAAGTCACATCAACCTCAATCAATGGCTTTTCGGATTTGTTTAGTGTTCTGACAGGAAAAACAATCGTGTTGACTAGAACTCTCGCGATTTAACATAGGAAGCTCATAAAACAAAATTGGTGTCTGACCCGAATAGCAAAACTGAGAATTTTACGGTTACCTGAGAGTTTCAGTGGCCACATTTACATCTCGTGGAAGTTCTTTGACTGAAGACCAATGTTTTTCCTGTGAACCACCAGAAGATGGACTGTACATCGCTTCACTTTGGGTTTCACACTCGACAGATGCCATAAAAATCTCCTCCTGACCCATAAAACTAGTCCGTTTACATGATTCTCTCCTAACTTTCATCTTTTGAGGCGGAGGAAGATCACAATTCTCAATATGGAGAAGTGATTTATGCGCCACAAACGAAGCCAATTCCTCTCCATCTGTCACACGCCACCAAGGCACCTTCTCTCCACCAACCCAAGAAGAATCGGCACTAGACGAGAAATCAGTAGATTGTTTAAACACTGACCCTCCAACCAACTCCATTTCCATCAGATCATAATAGTCGGTCATGTTCTTTACATCAAGGGAATCCTGGTCAACCTTACTATCACCAAGATTCAGTTCCTCTGATGTCAATTCTGAATGTTTCTTCACATCGAGGAAAGACTCAAGGTCCTCATTTTTTAAACTATGCATACTATCCTCGATAACTACAGCTGCTTCAACTTTAGGAGGGCTTTCCATAGTAAAAGTCGGAGAGGATTCTACATTGATTTTCCTATCACTAAAGTGGTTAGTGTTCAAGCCTCTATGGTGCACATAATTAGGCTCCATTTGAAGCCACCACTTTGCATCAGGGGGTAGATTAGAATACGGAGGAGTCCTGTTGAACGGCATGAAACCTATGGctaaatggtcagtggagtctgTAGAATTAACTGGCCCTGTATCAACCTGTTTTGATGACGTATTGGAAGACTGTCGAGAAGCTAACTTTGGAGCTCTTTTTGCATCTTCTTGAACAAAATAACGGTTAACTCTTTGCCACGCGGCTCTTGCTTCTGCTGCCGCCATCAATCATCTTACTGCAACAGAAGACAACTCATTGTGAATATTTATCTAATTGTACACATAGTCAGAAGGGCAGTTTTTACAGTGACGGTTTCAGACCATGCCATGAATAAGGGCCTCAAAGACACTACCGGAGTATCGGCTAAGCTAATTGACATCTATAAGAAAGCTTATCATGAATAATAACTGCTAAAGCAGAATGCTTCAATACTTTTACTGCTTATCAGACAACGGGAACAGAACATTTGGATGTCCATGACTCCACAAGACCAACAGACGAAGAAATTACAGCAGTCTACCAACTCGCGTGACAAACCTACTCTTGTTATAGCATAAAACATGTGTTCGCATAAAAGCCAGCAGTTCAACCTGAAGAACCTAATTTGAAGCAGAAAACATCCAAAATATACACACAAAGTTCAAGCAGATCAACAGACCAACTCCCTTCAAGCATTAATGTTCTTAGCGAGAAATACTTGCGTCCTCCCAGAGGACGTCCTCCCTACACCCAAAGGAGAATTTTACAATATTTAATTCCCATTTTGGTCCTCCTCCTTTGGGTGTAGGGAGGACGTCCTCCGGGAGGACGCAAGTATACTATCTAACACAAGTACGGCTCAACCACATCGAATGTCCATATTCTGAGTATAACTCGTAAACGAGACCAGTTCCTCCATTACCATAAATCACCCAACAATACTAAATCTAGCAAATTAGCTACAGCTGATAAAAAGTGGTATCTATATTTCCTCATTAAGGGAACAGTCTCACTCAAACTGGTAT contains:
- the LOC141586171 gene encoding serpin-ZX-like, with protein sequence MTSIRKTEIIKQAVTTNFSLQVATHVIQQNLSNNKSVVCSPASIDAILSILALGVENSTLDQLLTLLGYSDVSELNTAASKLRAILEVTHDGACEDASKISFVNGLWLNQRFSLKADFQNVLKDVHKADVRAVDFVNQVDQVVDEVNSWAEQETKGLIKQLLSKNNINSDTLLILGNALYFKGNWQKYFKSENTKDDDFNLLNGDKIRVPMMNQWHKYFEYQTSDSCQVLKMPYKIGKYSDVAKEFSMYVFLPHEKNGLPNLVNEIKLDANLFNKFEFSPITHLSIPKFKFECDLSLKEPMKELGLLLPFEETCKDFSGMIDITNPIYVSDISQKCFVETNERGTEVAAVTQMHFIEGSIHYPRRPPINFVADHPFMFVIREDVSGAVLFIGTVLDPR
- the LOC141586170 gene encoding uncharacterized protein LOC141586170; this translates as MAAAEARAAWQRVNRYFVQEDAKRAPKLASRQSSNTSSKQVDTGPVNSTDSTDHLAIGFMPFNRTPPYSNLPPDAKWWLQMEPNYVHHRGLNTNHFSDRKINVESSPTFTMESPPKVEAAVVIEDSMHSLKNEDLESFLDVKKHSELTSEELNLGDSKVDQDSLDVKNMTDYYDLMEMELVGGSVFKQSTDFSSSADSSWVGGEKVPWWRVTDGEELASFVAHKSLLHIENCDLPPPQKMKVRRESCKRTSFMGQEEIFMASVECETQSEAMYSPSSGGSQEKHWSSVKELPRDVNVATETLRSCNHDTPDKGIFPEKDPSKAKLLEALCHSQTRAREAERAAQQAYTEKEHILKLFFKQASQLFAYKQWYKLLQLENILAQTGNNSSSPSTVFPDHIPLLPKKPQKSRKNWQKSSRGKRRKRGSQENDIGKFAVVFAVGFTLVGAGLILGWTVGWLLPTF